A stretch of Bifidobacterium sp. ESL0704 DNA encodes these proteins:
- a CDS encoding MoxR family ATPase, with the protein MPNVGNDPISEETVLSTSMPNIGNDPISEETVLSTSMPNVGNDSFARPAEQPSDASLDGPTANSHVSTPATTAATAPTTTAATATSTANPATPASTTANTAQNGYQAPAGNTNPQVSPKPADASVDSLSAPYASASPVSGIIQPPKDSILDFKRSFDALVDNIGKVVVGKSEPIKLCVTALMVGGHVLLEDNPGTGKTQLARGLANSIATSFKRIQFTPDLLPSDVVGVTFYDQKSSEFEFRQGPIFASIVLADEINRASPKTQSALLEVMEEQKTTVDGKTYQMPQPFIVIATQNPLEQLGTYKLPEAQMDRFLIKTSVGAPGHDVSIRILKDIDITDRADTVSAVLSGDDIVRLRKTAKDVRVDERILEYIERLIEATRLSEKLRVGSSMRGALALTRCARIWAAADARDYVLPDDVQDLAVPVLAHRIILNAETAFKGETAEQVVAEIVDSVPAPAMGA; encoded by the coding sequence ATGCCAAATGTCGGCAACGACCCCATCTCAGAGGAAACCGTACTGAGCACCTCGATGCCAAACATCGGCAACGACCCCATCTCGGAAGAGACCGTACTGAGCACCTCGATGCCGAATGTCGGCAACGATTCATTTGCCCGTCCCGCCGAACAGCCATCGGACGCCTCCCTGGACGGTCCAACCGCGAACAGCCATGTCTCCACTCCGGCCACGACCGCCGCAACAGCCCCGACCACGACCGCCGCTACGGCTACGTCCACCGCCAACCCGGCAACACCTGCCAGCACTACGGCGAACACGGCGCAGAACGGATATCAGGCACCGGCCGGCAACACGAACCCGCAGGTCTCCCCCAAACCCGCCGACGCCAGCGTGGATTCGCTCTCGGCTCCCTACGCCTCGGCCTCCCCGGTTTCAGGCATCATCCAACCCCCGAAGGATTCCATCCTCGATTTCAAGCGTTCCTTCGACGCCTTGGTCGACAACATCGGCAAGGTCGTCGTCGGCAAGAGCGAGCCCATCAAACTGTGCGTCACGGCCCTGATGGTCGGCGGCCACGTGCTGCTGGAAGACAACCCAGGCACCGGCAAGACCCAGCTCGCCCGAGGCCTGGCCAATTCCATCGCCACCTCGTTCAAACGCATCCAGTTCACCCCCGATCTGCTCCCGAGCGACGTGGTCGGCGTGACCTTCTACGACCAGAAATCCAGCGAATTCGAGTTCCGTCAGGGCCCGATCTTCGCCTCCATCGTCCTGGCCGACGAGATCAACCGCGCCTCGCCGAAGACTCAGTCCGCACTGCTGGAGGTCATGGAAGAGCAGAAGACCACCGTTGACGGCAAGACCTACCAGATGCCACAGCCGTTCATCGTCATCGCCACCCAGAACCCGCTGGAACAGCTTGGCACCTACAAGCTGCCCGAGGCCCAGATGGACCGCTTCCTGATCAAGACCTCCGTCGGCGCCCCCGGCCACGACGTATCAATCCGTATCTTGAAGGACATCGATATCACCGATCGCGCCGACACCGTTTCCGCAGTTTTGAGCGGCGACGACATCGTCAGGCTGCGCAAAACCGCCAAGGACGTACGCGTCGACGAACGCATCCTCGAATACATCGAACGCCTGATCGAGGCCACCAGACTGAGCGAGAAACTCCGCGTCGGTTCCTCCATGCGCGGGGCCTTGGCGCTGACCCGCTGCGCCCGCATCTGGGCCGCCGCCGACGCACGCGACTACGTGCTTCCCGACGACGTGCAAGACCTCGCCGTACCAGTGCTCGCCCACCGCATCATTCTCAACGCCGAAACCGCGTTCAAGGGCGAAACGGCCGAACAGGTCGTCGCAGAAATCGTCGATTCCGTCCCGGCACCTGCCATGGGGGCCTGA